Proteins encoded together in one Pseudomonas sp. ADAK13 window:
- a CDS encoding LysR family transcriptional regulator — protein sequence MELKHLRAFVVLAQELHFGRAAVQLSIVQPALSMQIKLLEDGLGVRLLDRNRHSVTLTEAGRVFLPEAQATLHQAARAADAARASNRGEIGRVRLGFVSSVLPELLPGLIRAVHQRYPRIELELKDMPGPDQAAALKNGQLDFGLMRLPAAYPGVHTRAVLQESFVVALPSDHPLAAQHVIQPDDLLKVPVFILARRYAPGFYDEFVQAVGVPLEIASELGEFTTMLALVSAGLGVGVLPLQAARALPANCVSRHLQLGAFQARTGLAWTELDSAVKTTLFNLIDELFGE from the coding sequence ATGGAACTCAAGCACCTGCGCGCTTTCGTCGTGCTCGCCCAGGAACTGCATTTCGGCCGGGCTGCCGTGCAGCTGTCGATCGTGCAACCGGCCTTGAGCATGCAGATCAAATTGCTCGAAGACGGCCTGGGCGTGCGCCTGCTCGACCGCAACCGGCACTCGGTGACGCTGACCGAAGCCGGGCGGGTGTTTCTGCCCGAAGCCCAGGCCACGCTGCACCAGGCCGCCCGCGCCGCCGATGCTGCCCGGGCGTCGAACCGTGGGGAGATCGGCCGGGTGCGCCTGGGGTTTGTCTCGTCGGTGTTGCCGGAATTGCTGCCGGGGTTGATTCGCGCGGTGCATCAGCGCTACCCGCGCATTGAACTGGAGCTCAAGGACATGCCCGGCCCGGACCAGGCGGCGGCGTTGAAAAACGGCCAGCTGGATTTTGGCCTGATGCGCTTGCCGGCGGCCTATCCCGGCGTGCACACCCGGGCGGTGCTGCAAGAAAGCTTTGTGGTGGCCTTGCCCAGCGATCATCCGTTGGCGGCACAGCACGTCATCCAGCCAGACGACTTGCTCAAGGTCCCGGTGTTCATCCTGGCCCGGCGCTATGCCCCGGGGTTCTACGACGAGTTCGTTCAGGCCGTGGGCGTGCCCCTGGAAATCGCCTCTGAACTTGGGGAGTTCACCACCATGCTGGCGCTGGTCTCGGCCGGGCTGGGCGTCGGTGTGCTGCCGTTGCAGGCCGCCCGGGCGCTGCCGGCCAATTGTGTGTCCCGGCACCTGCAGCTGGGTGCGTTCCAGGCCAGGACCGGCCTGGCCTGGACCGAACTCGACAGCGCGGTAAAAACCACCTTGTTCAACCTGATCGACGAGTTGTTTGGCGAGTGA
- a CDS encoding glutathione S-transferase family protein → MIKLYQYPLSGHSHRVQLMLSLLGVPAELVLVDLKQGAHKTPEFLATLNSFGQVPVIDDNGVVLADSNAILVYLAGHYGNTQWLPTEPLALARVQRWLSAAAGPLHAGPAAARLVTVFGAALDAEAAISRSHAFLNVVEQQLAQSRFLTGDLPSIADIAHYTYIAHAPEGNVALNDYPHIRAWLGSIEALPGFVGMQRTAVGLTKD, encoded by the coding sequence ATGATCAAACTCTACCAATACCCATTGTCCGGCCATTCCCACCGGGTCCAATTGATGCTGTCGCTGCTGGGCGTACCGGCCGAGTTGGTGCTGGTCGACCTGAAGCAAGGCGCACACAAAACCCCCGAGTTCCTGGCCACCCTCAACAGTTTCGGCCAGGTGCCGGTGATCGATGACAACGGTGTGGTGCTGGCGGACTCCAACGCGATCCTGGTGTACCTCGCCGGCCACTATGGCAACACCCAGTGGCTGCCGACCGAGCCCCTGGCTCTGGCCCGGGTGCAGCGCTGGCTCTCGGCCGCAGCGGGGCCACTGCACGCCGGCCCGGCTGCCGCCCGATTGGTCACGGTGTTTGGCGCGGCGCTGGATGCCGAGGCAGCCATCAGCCGCTCCCATGCCTTCCTCAATGTGGTGGAGCAACAGTTGGCGCAGAGCCGCTTCCTGACCGGCGACCTGCCGTCGATTGCCGATATCGCGCACTACACCTACATCGCCCATGCGCCGGAAGGTAACGTCGCGCTGAACGACTACCCGCACATTCGTGCCTGGCTGGGCAGCATCGAGGCGCTGCCGGGGTTTGTCGGCATGCAACGCACGGCCGTAGGTTTAACAAAGGATTAA
- a CDS encoding LysR family transcriptional regulator gives MDRFQEMQIFLAVAEEQGFAVAARRLNISPPSVTRAIAAMEARIGTQLLSRTTRSLHLSEAGQRYLDDCRRILAELTEAEESAAGSFSVPWGHLTVTAPVLFGELFVAPVLGEYLDLFAQVNINALLVDRVVNMTDEGVDVAVRIGHLQETGQQAIKVGEVRRVVCAAPAYLERHGRPLHPGQLREAKIVTSSSSQLVSDWQFIEGGQPLNVAVDPRLVVTANNAAINLARLGWGVTRVLSYQVASDVRAGALEIILQEFEPPALPIHVVFQNSARVPAKVNTFVDFLVSRLGQDAALNPAMQWPA, from the coding sequence ATGGACCGTTTCCAGGAAATGCAGATTTTCCTCGCTGTTGCCGAAGAGCAGGGCTTTGCGGTGGCGGCCCGGCGCCTGAATATCTCGCCCCCCAGCGTGACCCGCGCGATCGCCGCGATGGAGGCGCGTATCGGCACGCAGTTACTGTCGCGCACCACCCGCAGCCTGCACCTGAGCGAGGCCGGCCAGCGTTACCTGGACGATTGCCGACGCATCCTCGCCGAACTGACGGAGGCCGAAGAGTCTGCCGCCGGCAGCTTCTCGGTGCCGTGGGGACACCTGACGGTCACCGCGCCGGTGTTGTTCGGCGAGTTGTTTGTCGCGCCGGTCCTGGGGGAATACCTGGACCTGTTTGCCCAGGTCAACATCAACGCCTTGCTGGTGGACCGCGTGGTCAACATGACCGACGAAGGCGTGGATGTGGCCGTGCGCATCGGGCATTTGCAGGAAACCGGCCAGCAGGCGATCAAGGTCGGCGAGGTGCGCCGCGTGGTCTGCGCCGCGCCGGCGTACCTTGAACGGCACGGCCGGCCGCTGCACCCCGGGCAACTGCGAGAGGCGAAGATTGTCACGTCGTCTTCCAGCCAATTGGTCAGCGATTGGCAGTTCATCGAAGGCGGCCAGCCGCTGAACGTGGCCGTTGATCCACGCCTGGTAGTCACCGCCAACAACGCAGCCATCAACCTGGCGCGCCTGGGCTGGGGCGTCACGCGGGTGCTGTCCTATCAGGTGGCCAGCGATGTGCGTGCCGGCGCACTGGAAATCATCCTGCAAGAGTTCGAGCCACCGGCATTGCCGATCCACGTGGTGTTCCAGAACAGCGCCCGGGTACCGGCGAAGGTCAACACCTTCGTGGACTTCCTGGTCAGTCGGCTGGGGCAGGATGCAGCGCTCAACCCCGCGATGCAGTGGCCTGCCTGA